ttaccgatgacatgcTATAGGAAACATTGATGCACTGACCTACAtcagtcagctgataaagcctgcgtgcGTCGGACACTTTCAGACCCATACATCAAAATAATGAATTCATAATTCATTAATTCacattaattcatgtattctgtggtgacactgagagcctcagtcctgtaagataatataaaaaaacaaatatattccaccttatgatgtaggctgggctgtatgaacgcagcatcagagacacagacaaggtaaaagtgaaagtgaaactcATCAGAGTGTATGTTTAttatctcactaatttaagtatTAGCACTCATCAAATTTCCATTAAttattttctgcttttactgcagcaacagttttgtttttggtcagaattattgattttaattcttcagacttttaaagaattattatttatttattatcattggTCTGACGCGGAAACCTCCTCGTCACAACAGtgcacacgtagccaggctgaaattaACTCgcttaacttttgttattgagaTTCGtagcacagcttctctctgacagagaatgtttggttggGTGAAGCTCGCTAACGGAGACAAATCCActatataattatctagcttcgtacTATAGGCCCTTAAGGTTTTAGTTTGATACTTGAATTAAGGGTCAGAGAACAAATGAGGGTACAATTAGCACAGAAGCATTTACTCCTACTGTTGGATGGACCTCCATGTCTTTGGACTGATCATCAACTACCTGGTAGAAAGTCACCATTGGAACTAGCATAGGGTTAGCACACATTACCACACAAGTCATTATTGAGCCGAAGTGAATGTTACAAATAAGTATTTTAAGAAACAATTGTGTGAAATACAACACTTTCTTCTCTTCACATGGTCCAAAAGCCTTTTTTAGGCATATGGCGTGATGACACTATGACTGTTTTTTACATTGTATGCTACCGATCTGCACTGCCTCTAACGCCAACAACTGCATCGGATATCAAATGAATGTTTTTACAGTAAATACTGTTTGTTGGATTCTGAACTACCTTAAACACGAGTATCCACAGTGACCGTCCTGCTTTAACAAAAGACAATGGTTCATGCTTTTTAAAGCACTGAGTGTGATGTAGGTCAACAATCACAATCATCTGATGGCAAGATTTTGGTGggtttttaatgtcttttcaaACAATATTGTTTAACATTGTTATGAACAATAAACGAGAATTATATTATTGACACAATTATAGCAAAACCATGTAtgtcctcctttttttttataatgtgtgtgttttttgtgaatattttcctctttttggaACTATAACTATGTATGGGCTTCATGGATGTGGATAGTTGGTTTCAACATTGTCCAGATCCAACTTTTCTATTATAACAAAGGGTTCTTGTTCTCATCATCCAAAGTGAATAATGCAAACATCTCTGCAGGTCGAAGCTTTTGCACCTAAAAAGCCGTCATTATGCTTAATGTCATAACAAACGGCACAGCTGAAAACTTTGCTGAATATAcatcttgtgattttttttttttttttactatttgcTTCATCGTCATTGAAAAAgtatgtttaatgtatttttgactCACATTAATCTCACTGTGGCTTACAATCAGCTAGTGTCCGAAGGTGACACACAGTACTGTAGTTGTCACACAACACTGAgttgcacacacaaacacacacatgcacgcacacacacacattgctgtgttaaaaaaaaaagttgaacgGGTCAGTCAAATTAATGAACAAAGCATAAAAGAGATTCAGAAACAGGTTGATTCATAATTAGCCTCCAATggcgtttctggctataggcgAGTGAATCattagcagaggtgtaaagagtactgatatatcctactcaagtagaagtacttttacttgattgaaactgtactcaactataagtacaagtaagtaatacataaaatactcaagtacaattaaaaagtagctcaattaaatagtactcaaagtaaaggtTACcggttactttcaccccacgtttatttttggtattaaatcttgccatggttcccttgcatacggcaaacatctcgtgtataaacttaaaaaagaagagaccaaatcttgcacaattggaatttaatatattttcccacaaaagcatctgtataaaatacaattatacacaaattatacaactaaatttaaaaactctaaaactgagaaaataactggcattcaatgctgttttggtgccgtacattacgtttaatctgattggttggctatgatgtgatgcatttgactgTTGTTtggtaatttcattttttgttgtttcacaatgtccgttgatcattttataacaaaaaaataataataatttactcagtaatggttgggtgtaggaatgtaacaaattactttacttcatttaaaacatactttcgtacaagtaaaattaacaacagtaattacagtaatgtgagtacttgtgatccgttactttcaccacaTGAGCCTCCTCTAATATGCTTGAAAATTGTTCAAAATTGTGCAGTGCGTAGCGTCAGGTAGCCTATTCTAGCAATGATTGACAGACACCTATCATTCAGCAGTACATTAACTATTTAATGGATTAGGAATATCTCCATGTAGCTATGCAAACTGagactttgtgtgtttctagcTTTGTGCCCCCACAAAGCTAGTCCAATTTAAACTGACCTTAAAATCGTGGAGCATCCATTCTTTAAACAAATATTCTGGTTATTAAACTGTCAATGAAATTAAAGagtaaaaggggcggggctaacagtgcttgtttgtgatgcaagatggtcccaaaacgtcacatgatcttgttctcagccaatagcaaaaatcaattgtaaaaggcgggtttcaacccatagagggcagtcactgtgacattttacaactaaatatgacaaactgaattacttggtagactaaaatgttgagagttggaccaggatcaatcaacagcacttcTTCATACCcacatacatttgtattcagcataaaaaagtggttttggggtttactTACTGTTTAATACAACAGTTACAACACTTGATATACCTATGTTTTATCTTGTTTCTGTCATACAAAGTGGTTTAAAGCGAATGTTACTCAACTCAAAATACTTTTTTGTATTAGAGTTTGACTTTGGACTCCCTGTTGAATGTTTCTGAAGTTTCCCTCGGATCTTGTAAAATACTACATAGTTAGTGGTTTTGGGTTTACCTGGTCAAGTTCTGCGTGTAGCAGAATGTACGGTAGGCTCAAGAAGACGgttcacatttttgcagtttggCCTGGTTATCTTAAAGTGCTTAATCCGCTGAATGTTGTgtaatttagcatgtttggaTCTCAGAATATCAAGGTTGACCAATTTTGAGTCCTTTCTGTAAATATTTTGGATTCCTTTATGCCTTGAATTTTATTaagttatactgtatatgcacaGCAACAACTATGCAACGTTCAAAGAAATGTTACCTGATCgacagtgtttttctgtcagcTCTCCATGTTCACCATTTCAGAGCCACAGAAACTTTACTACCCTGCCTCAGGTTTTAAGATAATCTGACTTAAATTGACTTAAGAtcaagactaaaactaaatttcaTGTTTGTCAAGAGGTTAAAACCAAAGAAAGCACACAAGGTTAACCATCTATTCCAGGGCGAGCATGTAGGGGTAGTTTTAGGTTGATGACAGGAAGGGGACAGGAAGTGTGAAAAAACTGTTATCTTTGATATGTGAGAcagcaaaaacagaaacagaagtGTGAATAGACCACACTTCTGTGAAGACGCCAGCAGGTAAGTTGGGTGAAAACTTTTCCGTTAGCATTTTTCAACCAGATATAGCCTTTATTATGCTTTACTTTATAAGTTTTGTATTGATTTAGGCTGAGGTAACTATATTTCCTGTTTAACAGAAACAAGTAAAAACCTAGGACCCAACTACACACACTTTTCCAGCAAAATATTCTTTTCTGTTCTAGAACAAATTTGCATGTCTTTTGTTAATTGGcaatacataaaacacaattgACATAAGCATGACTGGTACAAGTGCACTTTTACAtgttaaatacacacaaatgaaaTTGAATATCTGCTAATCCACTTTCATAactgactgcagacgagaacacatcacataaaaaaaacaaaaaaaaaaaaaaagggaagaaacgaggttggatgtaaaattatctgtgttcaaatcaggggacggatctggataagcataatgcttttttccgtcgccctttccggcatgcaaaaggacaaaaaaaaaaaaaaaacaatgatgtgattttgctctgaatgtcaaatgaatttctgtgaatgcaaccatgtcggaaatgaactgaataaataaaaaaaataaataaataactgttcAGAAAGTCTGCACATTAATTGAACTACATTTTCTTTTGTCAGAGATTTCTCTTGGGGAAATAGGTATCAGAAAATAAGCTATTATTAGATAGCAAGAAGAAAGAGGAAGAACCTTTAATTGTTCATGACTTTTGCTCtgctttcttctttgttttctttctcaGAGTCCAGAGTCATCACAATGGCCTTGTTTTTCTggtcctctctttttatatttggTTCTTTAAACTCCGGCTCTGCTCTGCCACCAACAGAGCCGCCGCTAATCCATGACCATCCATTTATTGGTGTATGGAACGCCCCTACAAAACTATGTCAACAACTTCACATCCCACTGGACACTGGAGCCTTCCAGGCAGTGACCACAACTACAGCTGTGCCAGGTCAGTTTCTCACCATCTTCTACGAAGACCGACTTGGCCTTTACCCCAAAGTGGACTACACCAAGCACCGTCTCCAAAAAGGTGGAATCCCCCAGAAGGGCAACCTGACAGAGCATCTTGCCAAAGCCCAGAAGCAAATAGATCAGTACATCCTCCAGGACTCCTCTCCTGGGTTGGTTGTTATTGACTGGGAGTCTTGGCGTCCAATTTGGGAACAGAACTGGGGTTTGAAACGCATTTATCAGAGGTTATCCCTCGACAATGCTGTGCAAATAGCCCCATTCTTATCCACAAAGAAGATTTCCACACTAGCAAAGACACAGTTCCAAAATGCTAGTCGGCGTTTCATGGAGAAAACTATCAGTCTCGGAATACGTGAACGTCCAAGTCGTCGGTGGGGTTTCTATCTATTTCCTGACTGTCACAACTATGATTGGAAAAAGCCAGGCTACACCGGAAAGTGCTCTGCAAAGACCCAACATCAGAATAATCAGATGTCTTGGCTGTGGGAACGTAGCACTGCTCTGTTCCCTTCTGTCTACCTTCACCTTAGTGGGAGGAACTCTCCGAAGGCAGCGTTCTTTGCCCGAAATCGCGTCCAAGAAGCAATGAGGGTGGCCGGGCTGTCCAAGCGCCCTTACATAGTGCCAATATACGTCTACTCACAACCGTTGTACCAAGATCAAACAGAGAGCTTCCTGACCCAGGTACAGTAAGTGCTCACGTAGAGGTAGGACTAATGGCGCGTTTCCATTAGCGGCTCTACATGGCTCTGCACTCTTTGCTTTCGGGGCCCGATAGTGTTTTTCCGGAGCGTTTTCATTGAGCACCAACTTGACACGTGAAACTGTCACACTCCAcggattgcacttttttgctgcTATCCTCACAAGATCACCGACAAAATTCAATGGCCGGCCAAATTCTTCCTCTCTGtgcgtgagttgatgactctacgCTGTAATTATTCTCTGAACCAATCAGTGTTTGCTTTGTGCCTACATCACATTTTCAAACCAGGGCTgctttttttggaacctcaacaaaggaggtacCAAAAAATGCAGCACCAGGTACCACAGAGGAGGTACTTTTTCTCTATGGAAATGGGAAGAAGGAGATTAGAGCCGAACCGAGTAGAGCCAATACCGCCAGTGGAAACGCGCCAAGTTAACGGGCACAAGAGATCAAAGGATACTTTAGCTCCTGGAACAGATTGGGAATAGTGACACATTCTTTGCCCATCCTTGTGTGAGGCCAGTCACCAAAATTATGCATGGACTGATGTGATGATGTTAATTTTCCAAGATTCACACCAtgttaaataaaacagttttgaaGGTGGTATGTTTATGacagtgtttttctcattttaggaGGACCTCATCAGCACCATTGGTGAGTTTGCAGCTTTGGGAGCATCTGGAGTTGTTTTGTGGGGAAGCTCAAAAGACTACAACAGCCAAGTAAGCCAGTGTGTGCTTACAACTTTACATAGGCACTGTGTTCTCACCATCCCAACTGATGTCTGCAGTTAAACCAAACTTCTTGCTCGGAAAGaggaagaacatttttttttgtatacacTTTGAAAAGAGGAATAATCTCAGCCAGAAGCAGAAGTTTGTCTTATCTTTGATAACAGACCTGTGGTCTCGTAAATGAAGAGTCACACATACAATCTTGAAGATCTTACAATGTGTTCCCTTAGAAtaggaataaaaataaatatacactgGCCTGTTTCTCAAAGGTTAAACCCAGTCTTCTTTTGTGAAGTTTGCAGGTTTTCTGAACAAAAATTGCCACTTATTGTTTGTAAAATTTCTGCAGGCTGCTTGTCAAGACCTCTCCGACTACCTGACCTCCACTCTGGACCCATACGTCGCTAACGTCACAGCAGCGGCTATGCTCTGCAGCGAGGTGTTGTGTCAGAGTAAAGGCCGCTGTGTGAGGAAGACCTACGACTCCTTGTCTTACCTGCACCTGAACCCCACTTACTTCCGAATCCTGCGCACTAACAGATACATAGCCGTCGGTCTGCCCTCTGCCGCAGACCTCAACACCTGGGCTGAAAATTTCACCTGCCAGTGCTATGCAGGGATGAGCTGTTCTCCCAAATTGTTGTTTCCAAACTCTGTCAAAATAATTCAGGTTTAGACTTGTTTGAATCCCTTTTGCTATCAATAAAACCACAATCTAACCAACATCTGAGAATATTCACAAAGATGAAGGAAGTTTAAATCTGAAATAAATTCTAAACGTTTCCAAAGAATAAAAGAAGTGCTTTGTCTTATTTTCCTAAATTTACTCCAAGAAGTGAGAAAGAATATCAGCAATTTTGTTGATCCATAGAATGAACAAATAACACCTTTGGTCTTGAACTCTATGAAGATTATTCATTAACTGGAAAAGAGCTAGATAATTAATAACCTAAATAATTTTCCATACATATATTTGTAGCAGAACTGCCACGTGACTCTTGGTCGTAAACAATACATGATGGAGGCACtgcgatggataaaccacagaaatgctcctcaaaatgcattttagatgcaaaggcatacatgGAAGGACTTGATCCGCAGCAAAGGGcacgatatttggaaaagttacgCCATATTTCCTCCTTATTTGTGTCAGTAGACTGTAAATTTACCAGCCTGCTGCTGCCATGGCTGTATGTTGCTGCATGAAGCGAGTCGGAAACCTCTTTACTCCGTGACCACTAGCCTGCCTGACGTTGACAAGTAACTTCCGTGAACGTGAACCTGTGTTGATTAGGtctaaaaataattagaaatcagaaaggattttataCGCAAGGTTAGGTTATATGCAAGGTTAGGTTATATGCAGTTTAAAAATGCGACCGTCTTCGTCGAGTAGCAGAAGAGAATTAAGTTAAAGTCAAAATAATTTCCCAAAATATTCATAAGTAATTTTCAAATTGTGCACACACactgtattataatgtacaacatttgtaaatattattttcttctgtaattgtctcaagaaaggaaaagcgaagaaaaaaaatgattaatcaGCAGTGCACGAAGTAAATTCATGTGCAGTAGTTCATGTAATAATACAACATGCCAGTTAAATATaaaaaggctgcaattttttaaaaagtctccCTCTCACCACTAGGGGGTACTGCAGCACCCCCACTTCCTGTGGCCATGGCTTAATGTGACCATATAGTCAAagtcaatattaacattttttttaaaagacagttTTGTCAAGACCAAAAATGAATTTAGACAGTTAAGCTAATATCCACACACTTAATGTTATCTTAAAATAACAAACTCCTTAATATAATCAGAATATACATACAACAAAAAGAGGGCTCACATAcctgttcaaaaaaaaaaaaaacattcagtaCAGAAACTTCATAGACAGGGCTTCTACATGCACACCTTTAAAGGGGAAACAGGGCTGGCCCAGGTCATTTGGGGGCCCTAAGCAAAATTAGTATATGGGGCCCATTGTGTGCGTGGTAAAAAACTTGATAAGCCTGGTGGTAAAAAAGCCCACCGTGTTTTAAAACAAGTCATTGctggtcacatttaaaagtaaagtaaaataaattaaattgcaaACAGGGCCATGGGgtaaaaccaggaaactcaGAAGCTTTAGTGATTGATAAgcctacaacatgaaaaacgtgAAAGCTATTAGTTATTTCATAATAGATATTCCATTTTAGTcattatactgtatttacatcagatatttgtttcgaccagtagagggcgctggtaacccagtggtcggttggcatgcagctattcaagcatgaagaagagatgctatgctagcagttcacgtaatattacagatattctttcggtgttaaaggggaaaggaatcatttatgaacatgttgaAGTGTAGTAGGCGATTCCGCACGCCACCTACGCTTCTGGATGGGATCATTCTTTTTGACATGATGAGTGCTGTAGTTTTTATCAGACATTTTCTTCCACGCTACTTGCTTACAATGAGCTGACCAATCACGGCAAGGTCAGGTCCAACGTCACTCTCGAGGTTGCCAGTTTGTAATTACAAATATATGCATGGCTGGATAGATTTACTGGAAATGTGCCCTGCAGTTATGATGCACACAGCAGTACCAGTAACATGCAagtggggttgccaggttgggggccCTCAAGAGGCCAGGGGTCCTAAGCAGTCGCTTAGTCTGCGTATAGGCTTGGCCGGCCATGAGgggaaaagaaaatacaatggACCACATGAGAAGCCACTCAGATGCGCTAGCTTAAAGTTAGCCTAATTAGcatttacaaacaaaaaaataaaacagttaccATGATATTAAAAAGGTCTATGAACTTCACAGAGTATAGTTTTTGTAGAGTTAGGTGGTACTAACTAAGCATAACTTTATTGAAGTACCTTCCTTACCACCTCCCAAGCCCCACCACATGAGGCAGCATCACCCCATGTATCCTACAAAATCCCTTAACACTACAGTTTTAACcaccatttaaaatgttttactgaaGCACAGTTAAACTCTTACCTCTCCTCAGCGGGGTCTGAGGAGAGTCGCACGAAACAACCGGTGACATCATCTCAACAGAccgcaaaaataaaacaaattctcaaataaaatacaaaaaacaaaatatacaataatacatGTTCATACCtaggtaaaatataattataaataaaaggacagattttttggtaaattaaaaatcatttcagcaaattgttttaaattgttttctaaaaaaaagaagcacacggaagaagaagagaaaagaagCATCATTGTGCCTGACAAATATACGCTCCCCTGCTTGAGGCCTATAACGGTGTTTTGTAAactcttaaaaataaatactgtaatgcATTCATAAATTTTGCTGTAATTCTCTCTGTTGTTGGTTTAATTGTTaccttcataaaaaaaaaaaagaaaagatttgcagttttaatcacatttgtttttatgtttctctGACAGGATGAGCAAGAATGATTTAGGGAGGgaaatatgtaaatattcaaAAGAGGACATGTAGAAGTTTAGAAAGGGTGGAGCAACAACAAGCTAAATGTATTCAAAAGTAGTTTAACGTTGGGGATTGAGGCAGAAGGCTGCGTGAATGCCGCAGCTTCTCCTTCTGGTGGTTAAAGATGGCATCTTCATCCTCTGATGAAGCCGAGCTCTGCTTTCCACATCTTAACTCCTCGTGCAGGAGAATCGTACGCTCTTCCTCAGTGTCTGTGCTCATTCATGTCTCCCTATCCTCAGTCTCTGTGCTCACTGTGTTCCTTAACCTGCTTGTTATTATTGCCATCTCCCACTTCAGGTATTCACAACTTCTGTCATTGTGTTCATTACATCCTGTTTTTAATCAGACTGCTTTGTGTTTCTTATCTTTCAGGAAGCTCCACACTCCAG
This genomic window from Gouania willdenowi chromosome 6, fGouWil2.1, whole genome shotgun sequence contains:
- the LOC114465545 gene encoding hyaluronidase PH-20-like, whose amino-acid sequence is MALFFWSSLFIFGSLNSGSALPPTEPPLIHDHPFIGVWNAPTKLCQQLHIPLDTGAFQAVTTTTAVPGQFLTIFYEDRLGLYPKVDYTKHRLQKGGIPQKGNLTEHLAKAQKQIDQYILQDSSPGLVVIDWESWRPIWEQNWGLKRIYQRLSLDNAVQIAPFLSTKKISTLAKTQFQNASRRFMEKTISLGIRERPSRRWGFYLFPDCHNYDWKKPGYTGKCSAKTQHQNNQMSWLWERSTALFPSVYLHLSGRNSPKAAFFARNRVQEAMRVAGLSKRPYIVPIYVYSQPLYQDQTESFLTQEDLISTIGEFAALGASGVVLWGSSKDYNSQAACQDLSDYLTSTLDPYVANVTAAAMLCSEVLCQSKGRCVRKTYDSLSYLHLNPTYFRILRTNRYIAVGLPSAADLNTWAENFTCQCYAGMSCSPKLLFPNSVKIIQV